The Pseudomonas asiatica genome has a segment encoding these proteins:
- a CDS encoding NUDIX domain-containing protein, translated as MSDALNSVPKGFEIIERANCFQGFYKLDKLRLRHELFAGGMGREISRELFVRHDAVCVLPYDPLRDEVVLIEQFRVGALDKVDNPWLIEMVAGLIDKDEQPEEVAHREAEEEAGLAFSALWPMTRYFPSPGGSDEYVHLFLGRCSSEGAGGLHGLEEEGEDIRVRVWSFEDAMQAVRDGRICNAATIIGLQWLALNRDEVRGMWK; from the coding sequence ATGTCAGACGCGTTGAACTCAGTGCCCAAGGGCTTCGAAATCATCGAGCGGGCCAACTGCTTCCAGGGCTTTTACAAGCTCGACAAGCTACGCCTGCGCCACGAGTTGTTTGCCGGGGGCATGGGCCGCGAGATCAGCCGCGAACTGTTTGTGCGCCATGATGCGGTGTGCGTGCTGCCGTACGACCCGTTGCGCGATGAAGTGGTGCTGATCGAGCAGTTCCGTGTCGGTGCACTGGACAAGGTCGACAACCCCTGGCTGATCGAGATGGTGGCCGGGCTGATCGACAAGGACGAGCAACCCGAGGAAGTCGCCCACCGCGAAGCCGAAGAAGAAGCCGGCCTGGCCTTCAGCGCCCTGTGGCCGATGACCCGTTACTTCCCGTCGCCCGGCGGCAGTGACGAATACGTTCACCTGTTCCTCGGCCGTTGCAGCAGTGAAGGGGCGGGCGGCCTGCATGGCCTGGAAGAAGAGGGCGAGGACATTCGCGTGCGCGTGTGGTCGTTCGAGGATGCCATGCAGGCGGTGCGCGACGGGCGCATCTGCAACGCGGCGACCATCATCGGCCTGCAATGGCTGGCGCTGAACCGTGACGAAGTACGAGGTATGTGGAAGTGA
- a CDS encoding TolC family outer membrane protein: MLRKLSLAIAVSCASNGVVWAADVPTTVKTDLVSVYQEAVDNNADLAAARADYGARREVVPQARAGLLPNLSAGAEMLNTRTKLDEPSATSNRSGNTWSATLAQPIFRADRWFQLQAAEAVNEQAALELSATEQNLILQTAQNYFAVLRAQDNLAATKAEEAAFKRQLDQSNERFDVGLSDKTDVLQSQASYDTARANRIIAERQVQDAFEALVTLTNREYTSIQGVVHTLPVQVPTPNDAKAWVETAGRQNLNLLATNHAVVAAEETLRQRKAGHAPTLDAVAKYQKGDNDNFGFTNPAPAPVSRYSGDVEQTSIGLQLNIPIYSGGLTSSQVREAYQRLSQSEQQRESLRRQVVENTRNLHRAVNTDVEQVQARKQSIISNQSALEATEIGYQVGTRNIVDVLDAQRQLYTSVRDYNNSRYDYILDNLSLKQAAGTLSPQDLQDLKRYLKPDYNPDKDFLPPDLAAAAAKNFERRP; this comes from the coding sequence ATGCTGCGCAAACTCTCACTGGCAATAGCCGTGTCTTGTGCGTCCAACGGAGTGGTCTGGGCAGCGGACGTGCCCACTACAGTGAAAACCGACCTGGTCAGCGTTTATCAGGAAGCGGTCGACAACAACGCTGACCTGGCTGCGGCCCGCGCCGATTACGGCGCCCGCCGTGAAGTGGTACCGCAGGCTCGCGCCGGGTTGCTGCCCAACCTTTCGGCCGGTGCCGAAATGCTGAACACCCGCACCAAGCTGGACGAACCATCGGCCACCAGCAACCGCAGCGGCAATACCTGGAGCGCGACCCTGGCGCAGCCTATCTTCCGCGCTGACCGCTGGTTCCAGTTGCAGGCGGCCGAGGCGGTCAACGAACAGGCGGCGCTGGAGCTGTCGGCGACCGAACAGAACCTGATCCTGCAAACCGCGCAGAATTACTTCGCCGTGCTCCGTGCCCAGGACAACCTGGCCGCGACCAAGGCCGAGGAAGCTGCCTTCAAGCGCCAGCTGGACCAGTCCAACGAACGATTCGACGTCGGCCTCTCCGACAAGACCGACGTGCTGCAATCCCAGGCCAGCTACGACACGGCGCGGGCCAACCGGATCATTGCCGAGCGCCAGGTACAGGATGCCTTCGAGGCCCTGGTGACCCTGACCAACCGGGAGTACACATCGATTCAAGGCGTGGTCCATACCCTGCCGGTGCAGGTCCCTACGCCCAACGACGCCAAGGCCTGGGTCGAAACCGCCGGGCGCCAGAACCTCAACCTGCTCGCCACCAACCACGCGGTCGTCGCTGCCGAGGAAACCCTGCGCCAGCGCAAGGCCGGCCACGCGCCGACCCTGGACGCAGTTGCCAAGTACCAGAAGGGTGACAACGACAACTTCGGTTTCACCAACCCCGCACCGGCCCCCGTTTCGCGCTATAGCGGCGACGTGGAGCAGACCAGCATCGGCCTGCAGCTGAACATCCCGATCTACAGCGGCGGCCTGACCAGTTCGCAGGTGCGCGAGGCCTACCAGCGCCTGAGCCAGAGCGAGCAGCAGCGTGAAAGCCTGCGCCGCCAGGTGGTGGAAAACACCCGCAACCTGCACCGCGCGGTAAACACCGACGTGGAGCAGGTGCAGGCGCGCAAGCAGTCGATCATCTCCAACCAGAGCGCGCTGGAAGCCACCGAGATCGGCTACCAGGTGGGTACCCGCAATATCGTCGACGTGCTTGACGCCCAGCGTCAGCTGTACACCTCGGTGCGCGACTACAACAACAGCCGCTATGACTACATCCTCGACAACCTGAGCCTGAAGCAGGCGGCCGGCACCTTGAGCCCGCAGGACCTGCAGGACCTCAAGCGGTACCTGAAGCCAGACTACAACCCGGACAAGGACTTCCTGCCGCCGGACCTGGCGGCTGCAGCGGCGAAGAACTTCGAGCGCAGGCCTTGA
- a CDS encoding esterase-like activity of phytase family protein, which produces MIRRLLAACLALVALPSLAGNWPELKLSAEHPIEGMRGGNLSGLVECRGGLWGVSDRDDDRIYRFDQQNPTWRAQPLTFTPPAVPESGLPWGLKSRNWAASYIRGGELDFEGISCDQAGNLYLVSEAHAAVLQLPLEGEADWLKIDPAMVRQARASGMLLNFNALFEGLAINPAGDRLWLAAERERRGLVAIERQQSVWTCGRSCVLLSEAGVEMQPAQMPNAQALSRDFADLAWFEGKLFTLERNAYRVCRRDTDSGKVERCWSFAADALVESRRYQQPFGLAEALVIDAKGAWIGVDNNNGARADGEARPIVWRFDAPEGGWSAKP; this is translated from the coding sequence TTGATTCGGCGGCTTCTGGCTGCCTGCCTGGCGCTGGTTGCCCTGCCGAGCCTGGCGGGCAACTGGCCAGAGTTGAAGCTGAGCGCCGAGCACCCGATCGAAGGCATGCGCGGTGGCAACCTGTCTGGCCTGGTGGAATGCCGGGGCGGGCTGTGGGGCGTGTCCGACCGCGACGACGACCGTATCTACCGCTTCGACCAGCAAAACCCGACCTGGCGCGCGCAGCCGCTCACCTTCACCCCGCCAGCGGTGCCGGAAAGTGGCCTGCCGTGGGGCCTGAAGTCGCGCAACTGGGCGGCGTCGTATATTCGTGGTGGCGAGCTGGATTTCGAAGGTATCAGCTGTGACCAGGCGGGTAACCTGTACCTGGTCAGCGAGGCGCATGCCGCGGTGCTGCAACTGCCGCTGGAAGGCGAAGCGGACTGGTTGAAGATCGACCCGGCCATGGTTCGTCAGGCCCGGGCCAGCGGCATGCTGCTGAACTTCAACGCCTTGTTCGAAGGCCTGGCGATCAACCCGGCGGGTGACCGCCTGTGGCTGGCCGCCGAGCGCGAGCGGCGGGGCCTGGTGGCCATCGAGCGCCAGCAATCGGTGTGGACCTGTGGCCGCAGCTGCGTGCTGCTGAGCGAGGCTGGCGTTGAAATGCAGCCGGCGCAGATGCCCAATGCCCAGGCACTGTCGCGCGACTTCGCTGACCTTGCCTGGTTCGAAGGCAAGCTGTTCACCCTCGAACGCAACGCCTACCGGGTCTGTCGTCGGGATACCGACAGTGGCAAGGTCGAGCGCTGCTGGTCGTTCGCTGCCGATGCCCTGGTCGAGTCGCGCCGCTATCAACAGCCGTTCGGCCTGGCCGAGGCCCTGGTGATCGATGCCAAGGGCGCCTGGATCGGTGTGGACAACAACAACGGCGCCCGCGCCGATGGCGAGGCACGCCCGATCGTCTGGCGCTTCGATGCGCCGGAAGGCGGATGGAGCGCCAAGCCATGA
- the cpdA gene encoding 3',5'-cyclic-AMP phosphodiesterase, with protein MPQPDQSRPVHVVQLTDAHLFADPAGSMLGLNTRDSLRHVVAQVRREQPLVDLLLCTGDLSQDASVASYEAFRELTAPFAVPTRWLPGNHDEARVMAQVAPELVQAVTDIGAWRIVMLNTAVPGATHGLLEGDQLAALETALREAGERHCLVCFHHQPVDIGCAWIAPIGLRNAQALFDIVEGYPQVRALLWGHVHQEWDEVRDGLRLLATPSTCIQFAARSEDFQVSEEQPGYRWLRLHADGRLETGVERALDFEVKLDFDSPGY; from the coding sequence TTGCCGCAGCCAGACCAATCGCGCCCCGTGCATGTGGTGCAACTGACCGATGCCCACCTGTTCGCCGACCCGGCCGGCAGCATGCTGGGCCTCAATACCCGTGACAGCCTGCGCCATGTAGTGGCCCAGGTGCGGCGGGAGCAACCGCTTGTCGACCTGCTGCTGTGCACTGGCGACCTGTCCCAGGACGCCAGCGTGGCGTCCTATGAAGCATTCCGTGAGCTGACCGCGCCATTTGCCGTACCCACCCGCTGGTTGCCTGGCAACCATGACGAGGCCCGAGTCATGGCGCAAGTGGCGCCGGAGCTGGTACAGGCGGTGACCGATATCGGTGCGTGGCGCATCGTCATGCTCAACACGGCCGTACCCGGGGCGACGCATGGGCTGTTGGAGGGTGATCAGCTGGCAGCGCTGGAAACGGCCTTGCGAGAGGCGGGTGAACGGCATTGCCTGGTGTGCTTCCACCATCAGCCGGTGGATATCGGCTGTGCCTGGATCGCGCCGATCGGCTTGCGCAATGCCCAGGCGCTGTTCGATATCGTCGAGGGTTATCCACAGGTGCGGGCGCTGCTGTGGGGGCATGTGCACCAGGAATGGGATGAAGTGCGCGACGGCCTGCGCCTGCTGGCCACTCCGTCGACCTGTATCCAGTTCGCGGCGCGTAGCGAGGATTTTCAAGTGAGCGAGGAGCAGCCTGGATACCGCTGGCTGCGCCTGCACGCCGACGGGCGGTTGGAGACCGGTGTGGAGCGGGCACTGGACTTCGAAGTGAAGCTCGACTTCGATAGCCCTGGCTATTGA
- a CDS encoding DUF1249 domain-containing protein: MEVNLLRERYRVDLVGLQAACEANYARLMRLLPDMRTTQSSRRIGMTQGDQMLGVLVLDVVLACPYTTTLHVRQEHSLPWLPVPHLEVQVYHDARMAEVVSAEHTRRLRSIYPYPNEAMHQPDEKAQLNLFLGEWLSHCLACGHELASVR, from the coding sequence GTGGAAGTGAACCTGCTGCGCGAGCGTTATCGGGTCGACCTGGTCGGGCTGCAGGCAGCCTGCGAGGCCAACTACGCCCGGCTGATGCGCCTGTTGCCCGACATGCGCACCACCCAGAGCTCGCGCCGCATCGGCATGACCCAGGGCGACCAGATGCTCGGCGTGCTGGTGCTCGACGTGGTGCTGGCCTGCCCGTATACCACCACCCTGCACGTGCGCCAGGAGCACAGCCTGCCATGGTTGCCGGTGCCGCACCTGGAAGTGCAGGTGTACCACGATGCGCGCATGGCCGAAGTGGTCAGTGCCGAACACACCCGGCGCCTGCGCAGCATCTACCCGTATCCGAACGAGGCCATGCACCAGCCGGACGAAAAGGCCCAGCTCAACCTGTTCCTCGGTGAATGGCTGAGCCACTGCCTGGCTTGTGGTCACGAACTGGCGAGCGTTCGCTGA
- a CDS encoding RsiV family protein produces the protein MTLVKLTSVAVLALALGACQSLFTPNYRAPLEVKRDAWEHVKPGCSESDCPLVNIDMIHFPALPKLDGIVEKRLLQLTEDNQRGNAPTSLQAYEQQYLASADKRNSSYLQAKVREQHDGLVIIELSSYLDSGGAHGMPGRGFINYSRKLDKVLTLQDMLVPGQEDTFWKTVEESHRAWLISVGMDKDAEFIKTWPFKQSPHVALTYGAVVVKYEVYSIAPYSMGHVELKIPYPRLNGVLKPELFPGRG, from the coding sequence ATGACACTTGTCAAACTGACTTCCGTGGCTGTGCTGGCCCTGGCCCTGGGTGCCTGCCAAAGCCTGTTCACGCCCAACTACCGGGCGCCGCTCGAGGTCAAGCGTGATGCCTGGGAGCATGTCAAACCCGGCTGCAGCGAAAGCGACTGCCCACTGGTGAACATCGACATGATCCACTTCCCGGCCTTGCCCAAGCTCGATGGCATCGTCGAGAAACGCCTGCTGCAACTGACCGAAGACAACCAGCGCGGCAACGCACCGACCAGCCTGCAAGCCTACGAGCAGCAGTACCTGGCCAGTGCCGACAAGCGCAACAGCAGCTACCTGCAGGCCAAGGTACGCGAGCAGCATGACGGACTGGTGATCATCGAACTGTCCAGCTACCTGGACAGCGGCGGCGCCCATGGCATGCCCGGGCGTGGTTTCATCAACTATTCGCGCAAGCTGGACAAGGTGCTGACCCTGCAGGACATGCTGGTGCCTGGCCAGGAAGACACCTTCTGGAAAACAGTCGAGGAGTCGCACCGCGCCTGGCTGATCAGCGTAGGCATGGACAAGGACGCCGAGTTCATCAAGACCTGGCCGTTCAAGCAGTCGCCGCACGTCGCCCTGACGTACGGCGCGGTGGTGGTCAAGTACGAGGTCTATTCAATCGCGCCCTACTCCATGGGCCACGTGGAGTTGAAGATCCCGTACCCACGCCTGAATGGCGTGCTCAAGCCCGAGCTGTTTCCCGGCCGCGGCTGA
- the thiC gene encoding phosphomethylpyrimidine synthase ThiC — MTKQEKAINLSESAQVDQQSVQPFPRSRKVYVEGSRPDIRVPMREISLDDTPTDFGGESNAPVLVYDTSGPYTDPNVVIDVRKGLADVRSAWIEARGDTERLAGLSSDFGQQRLNDAELAKLRFAHVRNPRRAKAGANVSQMHYARQGIITAEMEYVAIRENMKLQEARAAGLLDEQHAGHSFGANIPKEITPEFVRQEIARGRAIIPANINHPEVEPMIIGRNFLVKINGNIGNSALGSSIEEEVAKLTWGIRWGSDTVMDLSTGKHIHETREWIIRNSPVPIGTVPIYQALEKVNGVAEDLTWELFRDTLIEQAEQGVDYFTIHAGVLLRYVPLTAKRVTGIVSRGGSIMAKWCLAHHKENFLYTHFDEICEIMKAYDVSFSLGDGLRPGSIADANDAAQFGELETLGELTKIAWKHDVQCMIEGPGHVPMQLIKENMDKQLECCDEAPFYTLGPLTTDIAPGYDHITSGIGAAMIGWFGCAMLCYVTPKEHLGLPNKDDVKTGIITYKIAAHAADLAKGHPGAQIRDNALSKARFEFRWEDQFNLGLDPDTARAYHDETLPKESAKVAHFCSMCGPKFCSMKITQEVREYAAKIETVDVTVEQGMREQAERFRQEGSQLYHKV, encoded by the coding sequence ATGACCAAACAAGAAAAAGCGATCAACCTCAGCGAATCGGCACAAGTCGATCAGCAGTCCGTGCAACCGTTCCCGCGTTCGCGCAAGGTGTATGTCGAAGGCTCGCGCCCGGACATCCGCGTGCCCATGCGTGAAATCAGCCTGGACGACACCCCGACCGATTTCGGTGGCGAGTCCAATGCCCCGGTGCTGGTCTACGATACTTCCGGCCCGTACACCGACCCCAACGTTGTCATCGACGTGCGCAAGGGCCTGGCCGACGTGCGTTCGGCGTGGATCGAGGCACGCGGTGACACCGAGCGCCTGGCCGGCCTGAGCTCCGACTTCGGCCAGCAGCGCCTGAACGATGCCGAACTGGCCAAGCTGCGTTTCGCCCACGTGCGCAACCCGCGCCGTGCCAAGGCGGGCGCCAACGTCTCGCAGATGCACTATGCCCGCCAGGGCATCATCACCGCCGAGATGGAATACGTGGCCATCCGCGAAAACATGAAGCTGCAAGAGGCACGCGCCGCCGGCCTGCTCGACGAGCAGCACGCCGGCCACAGCTTCGGGGCCAACATTCCGAAAGAAATCACCCCCGAGTTCGTTCGCCAGGAAATCGCCCGTGGCCGCGCGATCATCCCGGCCAACATCAACCACCCGGAAGTGGAGCCGATGATCATCGGCCGCAACTTCCTGGTGAAGATCAACGGCAACATCGGCAACAGCGCCTTGGGTTCCTCGATCGAGGAAGAAGTGGCCAAGCTGACCTGGGGCATCCGCTGGGGTTCGGACACGGTCATGGACCTGTCCACCGGCAAGCACATTCACGAAACCCGTGAGTGGATCATCCGCAACTCGCCGGTGCCGATTGGTACCGTGCCGATCTACCAGGCCCTGGAAAAGGTCAACGGCGTGGCCGAAGACCTGACCTGGGAGCTGTTCCGCGACACCCTGATCGAGCAGGCCGAGCAGGGCGTGGACTACTTCACCATCCACGCTGGTGTGCTGCTGCGCTATGTGCCGCTGACCGCCAAGCGCGTCACCGGCATCGTCAGCCGTGGTGGCTCGATCATGGCCAAGTGGTGCCTGGCGCACCACAAGGAAAACTTCCTGTACACCCACTTCGACGAAATCTGCGAAATCATGAAGGCCTACGACGTCAGCTTCTCGCTGGGCGACGGCCTGCGCCCCGGCTCGATTGCCGACGCCAACGATGCCGCGCAGTTCGGTGAGCTGGAAACCCTTGGCGAGCTGACCAAGATCGCCTGGAAGCACGACGTGCAGTGCATGATCGAAGGCCCCGGCCACGTGCCGATGCAGCTGATCAAGGAGAACATGGACAAGCAGCTGGAGTGCTGCGACGAGGCGCCGTTCTACACCCTCGGCCCGCTGACCACCGATATCGCTCCTGGCTACGACCACATCACCTCGGGCATTGGTGCGGCGATGATCGGCTGGTTCGGTTGCGCGATGCTCTGCTACGTCACGCCCAAGGAGCACCTGGGCCTGCCGAACAAGGATGACGTGAAGACCGGCATCATCACCTACAAGATCGCCGCTCATGCCGCCGACCTTGCCAAGGGCCACCCGGGTGCGCAGATTCGTGACAACGCCTTGTCCAAGGCACGCTTCGAGTTCCGTTGGGAAGACCAGTTCAACCTCGGCCTGGACCCGGACACTGCCCGTGCCTACCACGACGAAACCCTGCCGAAGGAATCGGCCAAGGTCGCGCACTTCTGCTCGATGTGCGGGCCGAAGTTCTGCTCGATGAAGATCACCCAGGAAGTGCGCGAATACGCCGCCAAGATCGAAACCGTGGATGTGACGGTCGAGCAAGGCATGCGTGAGCAGGCCGAGCGGTTCCGCCAGGAAGGCAGCCAGCTGTATCACAAAGTCTAA
- the parE gene encoding DNA topoisomerase IV subunit B, whose product MATPSASAYNADAIEVLSGLDPVRKRPGMYTDTSRPNHLAQEVIDNSVDEALAGHARSVQVILHADHSLEVSDDGRGMPVDIHPEEGVSGVELILTKLHAGGKFSNKNYQFSGGLHGVGISVVNALSTQVRVRVKRDGNEYQMTFADGFKASELEVVGSVGKRNTGTSVYFSPDPKYFDSPKFSISRLKHVLKAKAVLCPGLLVSFEDKASGEKVEWHYEDGLRSYLVDSVNEFQRLPDEPFCGSLAGNKEAVDWALLWLPEGGDSIQESYVNLIPTAQGGTHVNGLRQGLLDAMREFCEFRNLLPRGVKLAPEDVWERITFVLSMKMQDPQFSGQTKERLSSREAAAFVSGVVKDAFSLWLNAHPELGMQLAELAISNAGRRLKASKKVERKRITQGPALPGKLADCAGQDPMRAELFLVEGDSAGGSAKQARDKEFQAILPLRGKILNTWEVDGGEVLASQEVHNIAVAIGVDPGATDLAQLRYGKICILADADSDGLHIATLLCALFVQHFRALVEAGHVYVAMPPLYRIDLGKEIYYALDEAERDGILDRLVAEKKRGKPQVTRFKGLGEMNPPQLRETTMDPNTRRLVQLTLDDVQATCELMDKLLAKKRAGDRKSWLETKGNLAEVMV is encoded by the coding sequence ATGGCCACTCCCAGCGCTAGCGCCTATAACGCAGACGCCATCGAAGTCCTCTCGGGCCTTGACCCGGTCCGCAAGCGGCCGGGCATGTACACCGATACCAGCCGCCCCAACCACCTGGCCCAGGAAGTCATCGACAACAGTGTCGACGAAGCCCTGGCCGGTCACGCCCGTTCGGTGCAGGTCATCCTCCATGCCGACCACTCGCTGGAAGTCAGCGACGATGGCCGCGGCATGCCGGTGGACATCCACCCGGAAGAGGGCGTTTCCGGGGTCGAGCTGATCCTCACCAAACTGCACGCCGGCGGCAAGTTCTCCAACAAGAACTACCAGTTCTCCGGTGGCCTTCACGGCGTGGGCATCTCGGTAGTCAACGCCCTGTCGACCCAGGTGCGCGTGCGCGTCAAACGTGACGGCAACGAATACCAGATGACCTTCGCCGATGGCTTCAAGGCCAGCGAGCTGGAAGTGGTCGGCTCGGTCGGCAAGCGCAACACCGGTACCAGCGTGTACTTCAGCCCCGACCCCAAGTACTTCGATTCGCCGAAGTTCTCCATCAGCCGCCTCAAGCACGTGCTCAAGGCCAAGGCCGTGCTGTGCCCGGGCCTGCTGGTCAGCTTCGAGGACAAGGCCAGCGGCGAGAAGGTCGAATGGCACTACGAGGACGGCCTGCGCTCATACCTGGTGGACTCGGTAAACGAGTTCCAGCGCCTGCCCGACGAGCCGTTCTGCGGCAGCCTGGCCGGTAACAAGGAGGCGGTGGACTGGGCCTTGCTGTGGCTGCCAGAAGGCGGCGACAGCATCCAGGAAAGCTACGTCAACCTGATCCCTACCGCCCAGGGCGGCACCCACGTCAACGGCCTGCGCCAGGGCCTGCTGGATGCCATGCGCGAGTTCTGCGAGTTCCGCAACCTGCTGCCGCGCGGCGTGAAGCTGGCGCCGGAAGACGTCTGGGAACGCATCACCTTCGTGCTGTCGATGAAGATGCAGGACCCGCAGTTCTCCGGGCAGACCAAGGAGCGCCTGTCGTCGCGCGAGGCGGCGGCCTTCGTTTCCGGCGTGGTCAAGGATGCCTTCAGCCTGTGGCTCAACGCCCACCCCGAGTTGGGCATGCAACTGGCGGAGCTGGCCATCAGCAACGCCGGGCGCCGCCTGAAGGCCAGCAAGAAGGTCGAACGCAAACGCATCACCCAGGGCCCGGCACTCCCCGGCAAACTGGCCGATTGCGCCGGCCAGGATCCGATGCGCGCCGAACTGTTCCTGGTCGAGGGTGATTCGGCCGGTGGCTCGGCCAAGCAGGCACGCGACAAGGAATTCCAGGCGATCCTGCCGCTGCGTGGCAAGATCCTCAACACCTGGGAAGTGGACGGTGGCGAAGTCCTGGCCAGCCAGGAAGTGCACAACATCGCCGTGGCCATTGGCGTCGACCCGGGGGCCACTGACCTTGCGCAGCTGCGCTACGGCAAGATCTGCATCCTCGCCGACGCCGACTCCGACGGCCTGCACATCGCCACGCTGCTGTGCGCGCTGTTCGTCCAGCACTTCCGCGCGCTGGTCGAGGCCGGGCATGTGTACGTGGCCATGCCGCCGCTGTACCGCATCGACCTGGGCAAGGAAATCTACTACGCCCTCGACGAGGCCGAGCGCGACGGTATTCTCGATCGCCTGGTGGCCGAGAAGAAACGCGGCAAGCCACAGGTCACCCGCTTCAAGGGCCTGGGCGAGATGAACCCGCCACAGCTGCGCGAGACCACCATGGACCCGAACACCCGGCGCCTGGTGCAGCTGACCCTGGACGATGTGCAGGCCACCTGCGAGCTGATGGACAAGCTGCTGGCCAAGAAGCGCGCGGGTGACCGCAAGAGCTGGCTGGAAACCAAGGGCAACCTGGCCGAGGTCATGGTTTGA
- a CDS encoding YqiA/YcfP family alpha/beta fold hydrolase yields MSGSILYIHGFNSSPLSTKARQLEAVMQQLGLSAQLRVPALHHHPRQAIAQLEAAIAELGAPLLVGSSLGGYYATCLAERHGLKALLVNPAVTPHKHFDGYLGPQHNHYTGEAWELTHDHVQALAELEVPAPVDASRYQVWLQTADETLDYRHAERYYRACALRIQAGGDHSFQGFAERLPALLAFAGIARGQYAALDFSVF; encoded by the coding sequence ATGTCGGGTTCCATCCTCTATATCCATGGCTTCAACAGCTCGCCACTTTCGACCAAGGCGCGCCAACTCGAGGCCGTGATGCAGCAACTGGGCCTGTCGGCCCAATTGCGGGTGCCCGCCTTGCACCACCACCCACGGCAGGCCATCGCCCAGCTCGAAGCGGCCATCGCCGAGCTGGGCGCGCCACTGCTGGTGGGCAGTTCGCTCGGCGGCTACTATGCCACCTGTCTGGCCGAGCGCCACGGCCTCAAGGCCCTGCTGGTGAACCCGGCGGTAACACCGCACAAGCATTTCGACGGCTACCTGGGTCCCCAGCACAATCACTACACCGGTGAAGCCTGGGAGCTGACCCACGATCACGTGCAGGCCCTGGCCGAGCTGGAAGTACCAGCCCCGGTGGACGCCAGCCGCTATCAAGTGTGGCTGCAGACCGCCGATGAAACCCTGGACTATCGCCACGCCGAGCGCTATTACCGTGCTTGTGCCCTGCGCATCCAGGCCGGTGGCGACCACAGCTTCCAGGGCTTCGCCGAGCGCCTGCCGGCACTGCTGGCCTTTGCCGGCATTGCCCGTGGGCAGTACGCAGCGCTCGATTTTTCTGTATTTTGA
- the cytX gene encoding putative hydroxymethylpyrimidine transporter CytX, with protein MTTPSQFSPDHPVPTAQRIFGARDLFSLWFSLGIGLMVLQVGAMLAPGLGLAGAVLAIALGTGVGVLLLGAAGVIGSDTGLSAMGTLKLSLGGHGARLPALLNLLQLVGWGAFEIIVMRDAASLLGARAFGEASAWNSPVLWTLCFGALATLLAVGGPLAFVRKVLRTWGIWLLLGACLWLTWNLFAKADLAALWDRAGDGSMSLAVGFDIAIAMPLSWLPLIADYSRFARNGKHVFGGTVLGYFIGNTWLMSLGVGYTLAFAGSGEANALLLALAGAGMGIPLLLILLDESEKAFADIHSAAVSTGVLVRLKVEHLALAIGVLCTLIALLAPLAQYENFLLLIGSVFAPLFGVVLMDHYVIRRRRLPAQVHGLHWQALLAWAVGVAAYHLIAAQAPDLGATLPALLLAGLLHGLLSFSRGRETARA; from the coding sequence ATGACCACCCCCAGCCAATTCTCCCCCGACCACCCGGTCCCCACCGCCCAGCGCATCTTCGGCGCCCGCGACCTGTTCTCGCTATGGTTCTCCCTCGGCATCGGCCTGATGGTGCTGCAGGTCGGCGCCATGCTGGCCCCTGGCCTGGGCCTTGCCGGCGCGGTGCTGGCTATCGCCCTGGGCACCGGTGTGGGTGTGCTGCTGCTGGGGGCTGCCGGTGTCATCGGCAGCGATACCGGCCTGTCGGCCATGGGCACCCTGAAACTGAGCCTGGGCGGCCACGGCGCGCGTTTGCCGGCGCTGCTCAACCTGCTGCAACTGGTGGGCTGGGGCGCGTTCGAGATCATCGTCATGCGCGATGCCGCCAGCCTGCTGGGCGCGCGGGCGTTCGGCGAAGCCAGCGCCTGGAACAGCCCTGTGCTCTGGACCCTGTGCTTTGGCGCCCTGGCCACCCTGCTCGCGGTCGGTGGGCCGCTGGCGTTCGTGCGCAAGGTGCTGCGCACCTGGGGCATCTGGCTGCTGCTGGGCGCTTGCCTGTGGCTGACCTGGAATCTGTTCGCCAAGGCCGACCTGGCGGCACTGTGGGACCGTGCCGGTGACGGTTCGATGTCGCTGGCCGTGGGCTTCGACATCGCCATCGCCATGCCGCTGTCGTGGTTGCCGCTGATCGCCGACTACTCGCGTTTTGCCCGTAACGGCAAACATGTATTCGGCGGTACGGTGCTGGGCTACTTCATCGGCAACACCTGGCTGATGAGCCTGGGTGTGGGCTACACCTTGGCCTTCGCCGGCAGTGGCGAAGCCAACGCCCTGCTGCTGGCCCTGGCGGGCGCCGGCATGGGCATTCCACTGCTGCTGATTCTGCTGGACGAGTCGGAAAAGGCTTTTGCCGACATTCACTCGGCAGCCGTTTCCACCGGCGTGCTGGTGCGCCTGAAGGTCGAGCACCTGGCGCTGGCCATTGGCGTGCTGTGCACGCTGATCGCCTTGCTGGCGCCACTGGCACAGTACGAGAACTTCCTGCTGCTGATCGGCTCGGTGTTTGCACCGCTGTTCGGTGTGGTATTGATGGACCATTACGTGATCCGTCGCCGTCGCTTGCCGGCACAGGTGCATGGCTTGCACTGGCAGGCACTGCTGGCCTGGGCGGTGGGCGTTGCCGCGTACCATCTGATCGCCGCGCAAGCGCCCGACCTGGGTGCGACCCTGCCAGCATTGCTACTGGCAGGGCTACTGCACGGGCTGTTGAGCTTCAGCCGCGGCCGGGAAACAGCTCGGGCTTGA